Part of the Corticium candelabrum chromosome 15, ooCorCand1.1, whole genome shotgun sequence genome, gactcgggttcgcactcctaagagcttccataatgtgcatcaggggcagcaggtgcaaacgctacgtcaggccggaaaacaatattctcctggctacgtctgaggggcacctggcctcctcagcttagtgactttactgtacatgacatagtagtagtaaaagttgtactattgtatatgacagtaattgtttagtagtagtaatagtttattgccattcgctgtaggttgccgtttgtgtatacgtagtctgctattgtttcaaatacaccatatcttctcagtagtagtagtagtagtagtagtagtatatttcaaaaaGCCAAAACACCAAATATTAGCAGCTGACAGATAGCACccacgcagcaaaacaaacaactaaagatGGTTACCACTAAGAGACAGTTACTACCTTACGTTATTATGCCTAAACTATCAAGATAAGCTATAGTCAACATCTACTcatcagtagtagtagtagtagtagtagtagtagcacGGCGCCTTTAGTCAAGAAGATTCTTCAACAAGACTTTGCTCTTGAAGATACCTCTCATCTCCAAGAAAAACTCAAATTAACCACgcgacaacacaaacaacagcaactgatGTCATCTGCTGCCACTGTTGAAAATCAACTTCCTCAGCACTTAAAGCGAGCGATTTTACTCTCAAAAGAAAAGGGAGCTTCCTCTTGGTTGACAGTCATCCCGGTTGAAGAGCATGGCTACTACTTGCACAAATCGGCATTTCGTGACTCCATTTGCCTACGCTATGGCTGGAAACCTGCATACCTTCCTGACAAGTGCCCTTGTGGCGGCAGCTTCAACGTGGATCATGCATTAACTTGCCCCACAGGCGGGTTTCCGTCATTGAGACATAACGAAATACGTGACATTGTTGGAGGTCTTCTTGGAAAAGTTTGTAATGACGTTAAACTTGAACCGGTTTTGCAATCCCTGAATGGTGAAAGCTTTGTTGGACGAAGTACCACAACAGACAATGAAGCTCGACTAGACATACGAGCAAATGGCTTTTGGGGCAAAACTTTTCAAACTACCTTTTTTGATGTACGTATTTTCAATGCAAATGCTCCATCCTACAGGGACATTGCTATTAATTCTTGTTATAAACGCCAAGaacaagaaaagaagagaaagtACGACCACAGGATACAACAAGTGGAACTTTCGTCTTTTACACCTATTGTCTATTCTTGCACTGGCGGTTGCAGTTCTCTTACCAATACTTTTGTCAAGAGACTTGCTTCCTTGCTGGCAAATAAAACAGGCACCACATACAATCTTACCATCAACTGGTTACGTTGCCGAATTGGGTTCGCTCTACTACGATCTTCAATCATGTGCCTACGAGGTTCTCGATCCAAGCCACCTTGTCATGAACTTGGTCAAGACTTGAACATTAGCTTGGCTACTGCTGAAAACGGCATGGTCAGTTAAAAGTTCTTCCAGAGTAGTACTTTCTGTTTTAAATTAGTATAGTAACTGCTACATTAGTTAGATAATTGACATATGTACGTTGTACAATTTGTTCAAATACAACACGGTTccaagtagtagtagtagtagtagtagtagtccCGGATGTGGTATCACGGTGGGAGAATTTGAATTCTGTGCAAGGGATTCGAGTTCTAGATAACCTCCACGCATTACAGGAAACTACATTGTGTTTGTGCAACTCTTTCAACAACAGTGTATGCTGACTGTAACCTGTTTCAACGGAGTTACTACATCAACGGTCAACGGTCTCCTGTCAACTGCGTGAAGTCAGTCGGAGTGTAATCTGAATTATCTTTCTTGTATTGTTGGCGTCCCATATTCCTCCAATCATGAAGAAATGCTGTTTATGCAACAATACAGGTAGTTGTAGGAACTGTCGTTGTGTCAAAGTAGGGAAGCGATGCAGCAACTGCAATCCACTCAACCACAACCGTTGTGTAAATTGGAAAGTGCGTGGGACTGAGAAAACAGAGCCTAGAGAAAGCTGTAAAAATGAGCATGTGAAACCATTTCATCTCATTCCTGGATCTGTCTCTGTGCAAACCAAATCAACAGTGTCTACTACGTCTCAGGCAGAGAATCCTCATAATTCAGCTGGTAATAAGGCGCCTACTATTATGGATTCTCCAATTAACCGCAACTTGGACAATCCACTCTCTTACGCTTCAGTTGCTGCCAGCTCAAGGCACGTCAATGATTCTGAAATCTTGCACTTTGATAGCTATGATTTGTCTCAACCATCGTTTATGCATTCCACTCTACCACAGAAAATGAAATTAACATCCAATGACACTTCAAGCTTGCATGAAACGACCAACCATGATCACTGCCCAACAACCTCCTCTGATATGTCATCGATGGGAGTAGAGTTGGGTCAATTTCCATGTTACAATCCGGTCTCGCCTCCTAATTTTACCTGGGGATCACTTTCTGGTACTGAATTCCAACTACAGGTGAATCATGCCTATTCTGAAGTCGTTCACTGGAAGCAAAATTTATTTCGTGTTCCTTCTGGAACAGCTGGCAACAAGTTTGTTTCAGAGCTTACCAGACTATTTCAAGCATTTGCAGATTCTTCCTCTCTTGAAAGCATTGCCCTCACAGCTTCAATGCTAATGCCACAGCTTCTTCTTCAGCGACCATACAAACACGCAAACAAAGAAGCAATACAGTCTTGTTTGTCTCGACGTTTAAACGCTTGGTTTGATGGCAACATTTCTGATCTTTTGAGAGAAGGAAACACCATTCAGAAACAACTTACTAGCCATACGCAGAGATTCAAGCATATTGCAGGCCATTCAGGTGCAGACACCGAAAAGGTATCTGCGCTTAAGTTTGCCAATCTAGTAAAAAACGGGAATATCAAAGCAGCTGATCgtctgataaacaaacaaggagCTTCGGGTGTCCTATCACTCACTAAAAGTAGATCAGACAATGATCCGACAACGGTTAGAGATGTCCTAAAAGAGAAACATCCACAGGCGTCTCCATTACATCAAGAGGCGTTATTGGATTCCGCTGACCAAATCCCAGTCCCTCACTCTATTCTGTTTGATCAATTAGATGGCAGTCTCATTAGATCCATGGCTCTGAAATCATCTGGGGCGGCAGGTCCTTCCGGATTAGATGCGAGTAACTGGAAACGTCTTTGCACCAGTTTCAAAAGTTACTCCAATGAGTTGTGTACTGCCCTTGCAGCTGTTGCCAAACGTTTGTCAACAACGTTTGTGGATCCAAATGCTATCACAGCTTTAGTAGCTTGCCGATTGATACCACTTGACAAAAATCCTGGCATTCGTCCAATTGGAATATGTGAAGTGATACGGCGAATACTGGGAAAAGCTATCCTCAAAATCGTTCGATCTAATGTACTAGCTGTCACTGGAGCTTTGCAGCTTTGCGCGGGGCAGAGTTCAGGCTGTGAAGCAGCTGTACATGCAATGCAATCCATCTACCACGACTCTGACACAGAGGCAATCTTGCTTGTGGACGCAACAAATGCTTTCAATTGTCTTAACAGACAGGTTGCCTTGAAGAACATTTCAATCAACTGTCCTTCTATTTTTCCCATCCTTGTCAACACTTACAGGAAACCttcttgtctctttgttggCGGGGAAATGCTCTGGTCTCAAGAAGGTACCACGCAAGGAGACCCCTTGGCGATGGTAATGTACGCCCTTGCTACCGTGCCTTTAATTACTAAACTAAAACTTTCAGAAAATCGACAGGTATGGTATGCTGATGATGCCGCTGCTGGAGGAAAATTAGAAAAAGTGAGAGATTGGTGGCACTTGCTGTGTGACAAAGGCCCCAAATACGGTTACTTCCCAAATGGAAAGAAATCTTGGCTGATCGTGAAACCTGATGCAATTGACAAAGCAAGGCAGCTCTTTAACAACACTTCCGTGAACATCACTTCAGAAGGTCACAAATACCTAGGTTCCGCTATTGGTACAGAAACTTTCCGCAAAACTTTCCTACAGCAAAAGATTATTGAATGGACAAACGAAATCGCTGATTTGGCTCGCATAGCTCGCTCACAACCCCACGCCGCATATGCTGCATTTACCCACGGCATTGTGGGTCGCTGGACGTATGCACTGAGAACCAACCGTGATGATGGCACACTTTTGTGTTCACTAGAATCTGCCATTCAAGAAAACCTTATTCCTGCTCTTCTCAATCGAGCACAACTCAATCCAACTGAAAGACAACTTATCGCTTTGCCAGCTCGATTCGGTGGTCTAGGTATTATCAATCCTGAGAATTTAGCATATGAATATTCCCATTCACAAACCATCACGGCGCCTTTAGTCAAGAAGATTCTTCAACAAGACTTTGCTCTTGAAGATACCTCTCATCTCCAAGAAAAACTCAAATTAACCACgcgacaacacaaacaacagcaactgatGTCATCTGCTGCCACTGTTGAAAATCAACTTCCTCAGCACTTAAAGCGAGCGATTTTACTCTCAAAAGAAAAGGGAGCTTCCTCTTGGTTGACAGTCATCCCGGTTGAAGAGCATGGCTACTACTTGCACAAATCGGCATTTCGTGACTCCATTTGCCTACGCTATGGCTGGAAACCTGCATACCTTCCTGACAAGTGCCCTTGTGGCGGCAGCTTCAACGTGGATCATGCATTAACTTGCCCCACAGGCGGGTTTCCGTCATTGAGACATAACGAAATACGTGACATTGTTGGAGGTCTTCTTGGAAAAGTTTGTAATGACGTTAAACTTGAACCGGTTTTGCAATCCCTGAATGGTGAAAGCTTTGTTGGACGAAGTACCACAACAGACAATGAAGCTCGACTAGACATACGAGCAAATGGCTTTTGGGGCAAAACTTTTCAAACTACCTTTTTTGATGTACGTATTTTCAATGCAAATGCTCCATCCTACAGGGACATTGCTATTAATTCTTGTTATAAACGCCAAGaacaagaaaagaagagaaagtACGAGCACAGGATACAACAAGTGGAACTTTCGTCTTTTACACCTATTGTCTATTCTTGCACTGGCGGTTGCAGTTCTCTTACCAATACTTTTGTCAAGAGACTTGCTTCCTTGCTGGCAAATAAAACAGGCACCACATACAATCTTACCATCAACTGGTTACGTTGCCGAATTGGGTTCGCTCTACTACGATCTTCAATCATGTGCCTACGAGGTTCTCGATCCAAGCCACCTTGTCATGAACTTGGTCAAGACTTGAACATTAGCTTGGCTACTGCTGAAAGCGGCATGGTCAGTTAAAAGTTCTTCCAGAGTAGTACTTTCTGTTTTAAATTAGTATAGTAACTGCTACATTAGTTAGATAATTGACATATGTACGTTGTACAATTTGTTCAAATACAACACGGTTccaagtagtagtagtagtagtagtagtagtagtagtagtagcagtagcagtagcagtagcagtagcagtagcagtagcagtagcagtggCAGTAGTTGCTTTAGCGAATATTTCTGTTAACTGTCCTGCCATGTTACCGTTGCTCGCCAACACATACCGTCAACCATCTTTCCTATTTGTTGGAGGTGAAGTTCTAATATCTAAAGAAGGCACGACTCAAGGTGATCCATTAGCTATGCCAATGTATGCCCTTGCAACAGTTCCTCTTTTGACAAATGTTAGCACAAAAGAGACAACACAAGTTTGGTATGCTGACGACGCTGCAGCAGGTGGGAAACTTAACTTTTTAAGACAATGGTGGAATAAACTCAACACATTTGGCTCTTCCTTTGGCTACCTGCCTAATGCAAAGAAGTCATGGCTGATATTTAAAGAAGGAAACATTGATGCAGCAAGAGCtcactttgaaaacacaaataTCAACATCGCTAAGGAAGGTAGGAAATACCAAGGAGCTGCTCTAGGAACAAAGAAATTCTGTGACAATTTTCTCAAGAGCAAAGTTGAAAACTGGACTAAGGAAATTGAACATCTCTCTGTCATCGCCAAGACACAgccacatgcagcttactCAGCTTTCACTCATGGAGTAAGCAGTAAATGGACCTATATGACCAGGACCAACAGCAACTTAGCCCAATTTCTGCAACCACTGACTAAAGCAATCGACTCAGACCTAATTCCTGCATTAACAGGTCAATCCGCACCTGGGGAAACGACGAGAAAAGTATTTGCTCTTCCAACTCGACGAGGTGGACTTGGAATCATTGATCCTTTGTCCCTACACAGAGAGTTTGCTTACT contains:
- the LOC134191589 gene encoding uncharacterized protein LOC134191589, whose translation is MKKCCLCNNTGSCRNCRCVKVGKRCSNCNPLNHNRCVNWKVRGTEKTEPRESCKNEHVKPFHLIPGSVSVQTKSTVSTTSQAENPHNSAGNKAPTIMDSPINRNLDNPLSYASVAASSRHVNDSEILHFDSYDLSQPSFMHSTLPQKMKLTSNDTSSLHETTNHDHCPTTSSDMSSMGVELGQFPCYNPVSPPNFTWGSLSGTEFQLQVNHAYSEVVHWKQNLFRVPSGTAGNKFVSELTRLFQAFADSSSLESIALTASMLMPQLLLQRPYKHANKEAIQSCLSRRLNAWFDGNISDLLREGNTIQKQLTSHTQRFKHIAGHSGADTEKVSALKFANLVKNGNIKAADRLINKQGASGVLSLTKSRSDNDPTTVRDVLKEKHPQASPLHQEALLDSADQIPVPHSILFDQLDGSLIRSMALKSSGAAGPSGLDASNWKRLCTSFKSYSNELCTALAAVAKRLSTTFVDPNAITALVACRLIPLDKNPGIRPIGICEVIRRILGKAILKIVRSNVLAVTGALQLCAGQSSGCEAAVHAMQSIYHDSDTEAILLVDATNAFNCLNRQVALKNISINCPSIFPILVNTYRKPSCLFVGGEMLWSQEGTTQGDPLAMVMYALATVPLITKLKLSENRQVWYADDAAAGGKLEKVRDWWHLLCDKGPKYGYFPNGKKSWLIVKPDAIDKARQLFNNTSVNITSEGHKYLGSAIGTETFRKTFLQQKIIEWTNEIADLARIARSQPHAAYAAFTHGIVGRWTYALRTNRDDGTLLCSLESAIQENLIPALLNRAQLNPTERQLIALPARFGGLGIINPENLAYEYSHSQTITAPLVKKILQQDFALEDTSHLQEKLKLTTRQHKQQQLMSSAATVENQLPQHLKRAILLSKEKGASSWLTVIPVEEHGYYLHKSAFRDSICLRYGWKPAYLPDKCPCGGSFNVDHALTCPTGGFPSLRHNEIRDIVGGLLGKVCNDVKLEPVLQSLNGESFVGRSTTTDNEARLDIRANGFWGKTFQTTFFDVRIFNANAPSYRDIAINSCYKRQEQEKKRKYEHRIQQVELSSFTPIVYSCTGGCSSLTNTFVKRLASLLANKTGTTYNLTINWLRCRIGFALLRSSIMCLRGSRSKPPCHELGQDLNISLATAESGMVS